The following coding sequences lie in one Myxococcus xanthus genomic window:
- a CDS encoding ABC transporter ATP-binding protein, with product MALLSIRNVFKSYFLHGKRIDILRGVSLDIQRGELVSLVGASGAGKSTFLHVLGTLDAPAAGEVMFEDRSVFSMNDAEIAEFRNQTIGFVFQSHFLLPEFTALENVAMPALIRRQDRTGAYAYARELLERVGLGHRVDHRPGELSGGEAQRVALARALVLKPAVLLADEPTGNLDPATGEGIHQLLREVNREQGITAVVVTHNETLARSMPRRLRLAGGEVSEA from the coding sequence ATGGCGCTCTTGTCCATCCGCAACGTCTTCAAGAGCTACTTCCTGCACGGCAAGCGCATCGACATCCTTCGAGGCGTGTCGCTGGACATCCAGCGGGGAGAGCTCGTCTCGCTGGTGGGCGCGTCCGGGGCGGGGAAGAGCACCTTCCTGCACGTCCTGGGCACGCTGGATGCCCCGGCCGCCGGCGAGGTGATGTTCGAGGACCGCTCGGTGTTCTCCATGAACGACGCGGAGATCGCCGAGTTCCGGAACCAGACCATCGGCTTCGTCTTCCAGAGCCACTTCCTCTTGCCGGAGTTCACCGCCCTGGAGAACGTAGCCATGCCCGCCCTCATCCGGCGACAGGACCGCACTGGCGCCTACGCCTATGCCCGTGAACTGCTGGAGCGGGTGGGACTGGGACACCGCGTGGACCACCGTCCAGGGGAACTGTCGGGTGGTGAGGCCCAGCGCGTGGCCCTGGCGCGCGCCCTGGTGCTCAAGCCCGCGGTGTTGCTGGCGGACGAGCCCACCGGCAACCTGGACCCGGCGACGGGCGAGGGCATCCACCAGCTCCTGCGGGAAGTGAACCGCGAACAGGGAATCACCGCCGTGGTCGTCACCCACAACGAGACGCTTGCCCGCTCCATGCCCCGCCGCCTCAGGTTGGCCGGGGGCGAGGTGTCGGAGGCGTGA
- a CDS encoding ABC transporter permease has translation MHSAERQTVHRWTFIWIGALVALVGFSLLGVALTSSQAWLETSSSLGLSLLGWGGLVQALNALLLVSEQPVAPVPNTGLLVAGSVVWLAGWGLIAAGIRRAPEPTEGPSPAAGATLYPRLARYRDFYWSTLGAYGGGMLLAEVVLVLLQTVLSSGVSATELGAAGKGAGGLSLPPTGAFAIALLAGGMVAFISGFIGASRAQRLSLPEATIGVLYLGLPIPIILTLMERLPGLQLSLGYRLREVTYVAGLIGRPELGYWLVFTFLVLALVLGINTGFIAAGSGRVDLKLGFELFVARRHVAVFRPSLLLGTLAVLMLGIIPPLLIYFIIRSAEAAVERTRIRELGLKDPLAAASDLNRLKLREQSPTMMMTALSVGGVGVGVMALIIVLSVMSGFEADLQQKILGTNAHAVVSKYAGDLPEYAKVMESVRKVPGVVGQTPFIINQVMIASEGNVDGVIIKGIDPGTVGEVTDLPKNILGGGSLDILYTPEKIVHRGLPDEEPAEESGVEEDDIIRRSGTPKKAPVLPGIVIGRELAASLRVVVGDRVNVVSPLGTELSPSGPIPKSRAFRVAAIFYSGMYEYDSKFVYILLNEAQDFFGVKGATGIELKVADIDDARRIAAQVVKVLGGYPYRARDWGEMNKNLFSALRLEKLVMGIILSIIIIVAAGLIVATVIMLVLEKRKEISVLKALGVPDGGIVKIFLAEGLQIGVAGGFLGLISGLSWCAFIEKVGIKLDPDVYYIPAVPVRVEPVQTVLAVVIAVLVTYLASIYPALKASSVEPVEGLKAE, from the coding sequence GTGCACTCCGCCGAACGGCAGACCGTCCATCGCTGGACCTTCATCTGGATTGGGGCGCTGGTCGCCCTGGTGGGCTTCAGCCTGCTCGGGGTGGCGCTCACGTCCTCTCAAGCCTGGCTTGAGACCAGCTCCTCCCTGGGGCTGTCCCTGCTGGGGTGGGGCGGGCTGGTCCAGGCCCTCAACGCGCTGCTGCTGGTGTCCGAGCAGCCCGTCGCGCCGGTGCCCAACACGGGCCTCCTTGTCGCGGGCTCCGTCGTCTGGCTCGCGGGGTGGGGGCTCATCGCCGCCGGCATCCGCCGCGCGCCGGAGCCCACCGAAGGGCCCAGCCCGGCCGCGGGCGCCACGCTGTACCCGCGCCTAGCGCGCTACCGGGACTTCTACTGGAGCACCCTGGGCGCCTACGGCGGCGGCATGCTGCTGGCGGAGGTGGTCCTCGTCCTCCTGCAGACGGTGCTGTCCAGCGGCGTGTCCGCCACGGAGCTGGGCGCGGCGGGGAAGGGCGCCGGCGGCCTGTCGCTGCCGCCCACCGGGGCCTTCGCCATCGCGTTGCTCGCGGGCGGCATGGTGGCCTTCATCTCCGGCTTCATCGGCGCGTCGCGCGCGCAGCGGCTGTCGCTGCCCGAGGCCACCATCGGCGTGCTGTACCTGGGCCTGCCCATCCCCATCATCCTCACGTTGATGGAGCGGCTGCCCGGGCTGCAGCTCTCACTGGGCTACCGGCTGCGCGAGGTGACGTACGTCGCGGGGCTGATTGGCCGCCCGGAGCTGGGGTACTGGCTCGTCTTTACCTTCCTGGTGCTGGCGCTGGTGCTGGGCATCAACACCGGCTTCATCGCCGCCGGCAGCGGCCGGGTGGACCTGAAGCTGGGGTTCGAGCTCTTCGTCGCGCGCCGGCACGTGGCGGTGTTCCGGCCGTCGCTGCTGCTGGGGACGCTGGCGGTGCTGATGCTCGGCATCATCCCCCCGCTGCTCATCTACTTCATCATCCGCTCGGCGGAAGCGGCCGTGGAGCGCACCCGCATCCGCGAACTGGGCCTGAAGGACCCGTTGGCGGCCGCCTCCGACCTCAACCGCCTCAAGCTGCGGGAGCAGTCGCCCACCATGATGATGACCGCCCTGTCCGTGGGCGGCGTGGGCGTGGGCGTGATGGCGCTCATCATCGTGCTGTCGGTGATGAGCGGCTTCGAGGCCGACCTGCAGCAGAAGATCCTGGGCACCAACGCGCACGCCGTGGTGTCGAAGTACGCGGGCGACCTGCCCGAGTACGCCAAGGTCATGGAGTCCGTCCGCAAGGTGCCCGGCGTCGTGGGACAGACGCCCTTCATCATCAACCAGGTGATGATTGCGTCCGAGGGCAACGTGGACGGTGTCATCATCAAGGGCATCGACCCGGGCACGGTGGGCGAGGTGACGGACCTGCCCAAGAACATCCTCGGTGGCGGCTCGCTCGACATCCTCTACACGCCGGAGAAGATCGTCCACCGCGGCCTGCCGGACGAGGAGCCCGCGGAGGAGAGCGGGGTAGAGGAGGACGACATCATCCGCCGCTCCGGGACGCCCAAGAAGGCGCCGGTGCTGCCGGGCATCGTCATTGGCCGTGAGCTGGCGGCGTCGCTGCGCGTGGTGGTGGGAGACCGGGTGAACGTCGTCTCCCCGCTGGGCACCGAGCTGAGCCCCTCCGGCCCGATTCCGAAGAGCCGCGCCTTCCGCGTGGCGGCCATCTTCTACTCGGGCATGTACGAGTACGACTCCAAGTTCGTCTACATCCTCCTTAATGAGGCCCAGGACTTCTTCGGCGTGAAGGGGGCCACGGGCATCGAACTGAAGGTGGCGGACATCGATGATGCGCGGCGCATCGCCGCGCAGGTGGTGAAGGTGCTGGGCGGCTATCCCTACCGGGCTCGCGACTGGGGAGAGATGAACAAGAACCTCTTCTCCGCGCTGCGCCTGGAGAAGCTGGTGATGGGCATCATCCTCTCCATCATCATCATCGTGGCCGCGGGTCTCATCGTCGCCACCGTCATCATGCTGGTGCTGGAGAAGCGGAAGGAGATTTCCGTCCTCAAGGCACTGGGCGTCCCCGATGGCGGCATCGTGAAGATATTCCTCGCGGAGGGTCTGCAGATTGGCGTCGCGGGCGGCTTCCTCGGACTGATTTCCGGCCTGTCCTGGTGCGCCTTCATCGAGAAGGTCGGCATCAAGCTGGACCCGGACGTCTATTACATCCCGGCGGTGCCGGTGCGCGTCGAGCCGGTGCAGACCGTGCTGGCCGTCGTCATCGCGGTGCTCGTCACCTACCTCGCCTCCATCTACCCGGCCCTCAAGGCCAGCAGTGTGGAGCCGGTGGAAGGCCTCAAGGCGGAGTAG
- the lysS gene encoding lysine--tRNA ligase: protein MAETENKSEKSAGEGDLGTKEQEIYDQRLEKAAKWREAGFNPYGNGYRPQHQAAEIHEKHAAQSAEEIEQAAPPPYDVAGRVVAMRSFGKAAFIKLRDRSGEIQVHMKKDALGDSYETFKLCDLGDFLAATGPVFRSKTGELTLSATKFTPLTKSLRPLPEKWHGLTDVEIRYRQRYLDLVSNPDVKQTFLRRNKLIRFIRDFLDTRDFVEVETPMMHPLVSGAAARPFTTHHNALDIDLYMRIAPELYLKRLVVGGLDRVYEVNRNFRNEGISTRHNPEFTMLEFYQAYATYEDLMDLSEEMISEAAKAVTGDTKVKYGDHVLDFGKGWKRISMTEAIREVVSGLSDKDMADADRLRHELLKTSHSEAERRAIDTMNHGELVGALFEHHVEHTLIHPTFITHFPTAVSPLARRNDQNPDVTDRFELYVAGREIANAFSELNDPLDQKGRFQAQLDAKQRGQQETMDYDEDYIRALEHGMPPTAGEGIGIDRLAMLFTDSQSIRDVILFPLLKPLAK from the coding sequence ATGGCCGAGACCGAAAACAAGAGCGAGAAGAGTGCGGGCGAGGGCGACCTCGGGACGAAGGAACAGGAAATCTACGACCAGCGGCTGGAGAAGGCCGCCAAGTGGCGCGAGGCCGGCTTCAATCCGTACGGCAACGGCTACCGTCCCCAGCACCAGGCCGCCGAAATCCACGAGAAGCACGCCGCTCAGTCCGCCGAGGAAATCGAGCAGGCCGCGCCTCCGCCCTATGACGTCGCCGGTCGCGTCGTGGCCATGCGCTCCTTCGGCAAGGCCGCCTTCATCAAGCTGCGCGACCGCTCGGGCGAAATCCAGGTCCACATGAAGAAGGACGCCTTGGGGGACTCCTATGAGACCTTCAAGCTCTGTGACTTGGGCGACTTCCTGGCCGCCACCGGCCCGGTGTTCCGTTCGAAGACGGGCGAGCTGACGCTGTCCGCCACGAAGTTCACTCCGCTCACCAAGTCCCTGCGGCCCCTGCCGGAGAAGTGGCACGGCCTGACGGATGTGGAGATTCGCTACCGTCAGCGGTACCTGGACCTCGTGTCCAACCCGGACGTGAAGCAGACCTTCCTGCGGCGCAACAAGCTTATCCGTTTCATCCGCGACTTCCTCGACACGCGTGACTTCGTCGAAGTCGAAACGCCGATGATGCACCCGCTCGTGTCCGGCGCGGCGGCGCGGCCCTTCACCACGCACCACAACGCGCTCGACATCGACCTGTACATGCGCATCGCCCCGGAGCTGTATCTCAAGCGCCTGGTGGTGGGCGGCCTGGATCGCGTCTACGAGGTCAACCGCAACTTCCGCAACGAAGGCATCAGCACCCGGCACAACCCCGAGTTCACGATGCTGGAGTTCTATCAGGCGTACGCCACGTACGAGGACCTGATGGACCTCTCCGAGGAGATGATTTCGGAGGCCGCCAAGGCCGTCACCGGCGACACGAAGGTGAAGTACGGCGACCACGTGCTCGACTTCGGCAAGGGCTGGAAGCGCATCTCCATGACGGAGGCCATCCGCGAGGTGGTGAGCGGCCTGTCCGACAAGGACATGGCGGACGCGGACCGGCTGCGCCACGAGCTGCTCAAGACGAGCCACTCGGAGGCCGAGCGCCGGGCCATCGACACCATGAACCACGGTGAGCTGGTGGGCGCGCTCTTCGAGCACCACGTCGAGCACACGCTCATCCATCCCACCTTCATCACCCATTTCCCCACCGCCGTCTCGCCGCTGGCCCGTCGCAATGACCAGAACCCGGACGTGACGGACCGCTTCGAGCTGTACGTGGCGGGCCGCGAAATCGCGAACGCCTTCTCCGAGCTGAACGACCCGCTGGACCAGAAGGGCCGCTTCCAGGCCCAGCTGGACGCGAAGCAGCGGGGCCAGCAGGAGACCATGGACTACGACGAGGACTACATCCGGGCCCTCGAGCACGGCATGCCGCCCACTGCCGGTGAAGGCATCGGGATTGATCGGCTCGCCATGCTGTTCACGGATTCGCAGAGCATCCGGGACGTCATCCTGTTTCCCCTCCTCAAGCCACTGGCGAAGTAG
- a CDS encoding anti-sigma factor family protein — MNHREARALFLALADDELPAPKAEEVRTHLDGCDDCRQGWQRYSSTVQRLQHVEREKAPPALASLVMNRVRRKRRFGLRGLHTVHMNHRLPVEVLIPLLLAAAVAAFLVLVAP; from the coding sequence ATGAACCATCGCGAGGCGAGGGCCCTGTTCCTCGCGCTCGCCGACGACGAGCTTCCCGCCCCCAAGGCGGAGGAGGTTCGCACCCACCTGGACGGCTGCGACGACTGCCGCCAGGGTTGGCAGCGCTATTCCAGCACGGTGCAGCGGCTCCAGCACGTGGAGCGTGAGAAGGCCCCGCCCGCGCTCGCCTCCCTGGTGATGAACCGTGTGCGTCGCAAGCGCCGCTTCGGTCTGCGGGGCCTGCACACGGTGCACATGAACCACCGCCTCCCGGTGGAGGTCCTCATCCCGCTGCTGCTGGCGGCCGCCGTGGCCGCCTTCCTGGTGCTGGTCGCTCCCTGA
- a CDS encoding RNA polymerase sigma factor encodes MSSGGVLEIGQEEAAAADASESRRQDAALLARLRRGEPDAFELLVRTHQDRLYDFCVRMVGDREEAHDLVQEIFVSVHQNVRRFREDSKLSTWLFRITRNHCINRLKYLKRRGRGRSEVFDEAAALLSEGGGTAPGPDAALESARERARVQWAISQLEPDARMLVALRDIEGLSYDEIIDITELPEGTVKSRLHRAREKLAELLGRLEP; translated from the coding sequence AGTCGCGCCGTCAGGACGCGGCGCTCTTGGCCCGGCTGCGCCGCGGGGAGCCGGACGCCTTCGAGCTATTGGTGCGCACCCACCAGGACCGGCTCTACGACTTCTGCGTCCGCATGGTGGGAGACCGTGAGGAAGCCCACGACCTGGTGCAGGAAATCTTCGTCAGCGTGCACCAGAACGTCCGCCGCTTCCGCGAGGACTCGAAGCTGTCCACCTGGCTGTTCCGCATCACCCGCAACCACTGCATCAACCGGCTCAAGTACCTGAAGCGCCGGGGCCGGGGCCGCTCCGAAGTGTTCGACGAGGCCGCGGCCCTGCTCTCCGAGGGCGGGGGCACCGCGCCCGGCCCGGATGCCGCCCTGGAGTCCGCGCGCGAGCGCGCCCGGGTGCAGTGGGCCATCTCCCAGCTGGAGCCGGACGCGCGCATGCTGGTGGCGCTGCGCGACATCGAAGGCCTCAGCTACGACGAAATCATCGACATCACCGAGCTACCGGAGGGCACGGTGAAGAGCCGGCTCCACCGGGCCCGGGAAAAGCTGGCGGAACTCCTGGGGCGGCTTGAGCCATGA